The Coleofasciculus chthonoplastes PCC 7420 genome includes a region encoding these proteins:
- a CDS encoding GAF domain-containing protein, with translation MVHQEINIKKKCQLQQIITKSSLLQTADERRNFLSICGLDSSCGSVQLDQPSDKFFISLWSTLSKAYTTVENSERSALVVFLEYISRLDSSLHEEDKNFIQDIIGNYAPKPLDRNSIIDEESDKIILELKDIINNLKQEILKLGLDKVYNSGFNDIIYKALEHITSQMKKLFGADRITIYFLNETEKLSSIIADGSKSLEIQVRLGEGFAGKVAKEKKAKRSDRVECDSSSETKKQYKRTGYPTYNLLTYPLLDSEQKDLVAVIQLVNKLKYLDNSGVALAKRIDEYGFTEKDEERLNQFATKIRPILKEFQGFYKITQKFQEVIRFTQAMQNLSQKCHDLEETRQMVMRVAREFMGADRTTLWLTNHQTTELWAMFPSKNGSLQEKIVPVGEGYVGKTAKNRQFLNIRFDLYDDPESGKSKETDQETGYRTCSLMCMPVLSFDQELVGVLQLVNKIKPGVAIQYDAEEDLATNPPECFQDSFTQEDEKRMQALNNHIAAAIQKTNQSIADKGDNILFEFLNKIAELAKQELRADRVTFFLLDKQKQEFWSIIEDEEIGSIEIRLPHSQGIVGEAAKKNKGQFVNVADFYNDPRSHVAKEKEKITGYRTYNILAIPLFNTQNELVAVVEFLNKLKFAKSALNPNVSLSMRVDDKGFTNTDPKKFEEVSHIILKFIEGFNDLYKTIRKQQRESRLEQAIRLVSKSTPEPEEICMRVRKAAQRLVNADKGLAQSTRVL, from the coding sequence ATGGTTCACCAGGAAATTAATATCAAAAAAAAATGTCAGCTTCAGCAAATTATAACGAAGAGTTCGCTACTTCAGACGGCTGATGAGCGCCGTAATTTCCTAAGCATCTGTGGTTTAGACAGCTCTTGTGGTTCTGTTCAGTTAGATCAACCTTCGGACAAGTTCTTTATTAGTCTTTGGTCTACGCTTTCAAAGGCTTACACTACAGTCGAGAATTCTGAAAGATCAGCCTTAGTCGTTTTTTTGGAATATATTAGCAGGCTTGACTCCAGTTTACATGAGGAAGACAAAAATTTTATTCAAGATATTATTGGTAACTATGCTCCGAAGCCGCTAGACAGGAATTCAATAATCGATGAAGAATCAGACAAAATTATCTTAGAGCTAAAAGATATTATCAATAATCTTAAACAGGAGATTTTAAAACTTGGACTGGACAAGGTTTATAATTCGGGTTTCAATGACATTATCTATAAAGCTCTAGAACATATCACCTCTCAAATGAAAAAACTATTTGGGGCTGATCGGATTACTATTTATTTTTTAAATGAAACTGAAAAACTATCATCAATCATTGCCGATGGAAGTAAATCTTTAGAAATTCAAGTTCGACTAGGTGAAGGGTTTGCAGGCAAAGTTGCAAAAGAGAAGAAGGCTAAGAGGAGCGATCGTGTTGAGTGTGATAGCTCTTCTGAAACTAAAAAGCAATACAAAAGGACGGGTTATCCAACCTACAATCTTTTGACTTATCCTTTATTGGATAGTGAGCAGAAAGATTTAGTTGCTGTTATTCAGTTAGTTAATAAATTAAAATATCTGGATAATTCCGGAGTTGCTCTTGCCAAAAGAATTGATGAATATGGTTTTACAGAAAAGGATGAAGAAAGGCTTAACCAATTTGCTACCAAAATTCGACCAATTCTGAAGGAATTCCAAGGGTTTTATAAAATAACTCAGAAATTTCAAGAAGTTATCCGGTTTACACAAGCCATGCAAAATCTGAGTCAAAAGTGTCATGACTTGGAAGAAACTCGTCAAATGGTAATGAGAGTTGCAAGAGAATTTATGGGTGCAGATCGCACTACTTTATGGCTAACAAATCACCAAACCACAGAATTATGGGCAATGTTCCCTTCAAAAAATGGATCTTTACAGGAAAAGATAGTACCAGTTGGAGAAGGTTACGTTGGCAAAACCGCCAAAAATCGCCAGTTTCTTAACATTCGTTTTGATCTATATGATGATCCAGAGTCAGGAAAGTCTAAAGAAACCGATCAAGAGACTGGTTATCGCACTTGTAGTCTGATGTGTATGCCTGTTTTGAGTTTTGATCAAGAATTAGTTGGAGTGCTGCAATTGGTCAATAAAATTAAACCCGGAGTAGCTATTCAATATGACGCTGAAGAAGATTTAGCGACAAATCCTCCAGAGTGCTTTCAAGATAGCTTTACTCAAGAAGATGAAAAGCGAATGCAAGCCCTGAATAATCACATTGCTGCTGCTATTCAGAAAACCAATCAATCTATAGCAGATAAAGGAGATAATATTCTATTTGAATTTTTGAATAAGATTGCCGAACTAGCTAAACAAGAATTGCGTGCTGACCGGGTAACTTTTTTCTTGTTAGATAAACAAAAGCAAGAATTTTGGTCAATCATTGAAGACGAAGAGATAGGTTCTATAGAGATTAGGCTGCCTCACAGCCAAGGAATTGTGGGTGAGGCAGCTAAGAAAAACAAAGGACAGTTTGTCAATGTAGCTGATTTTTATAACGATCCACGTTCTCATGTAGCAAAAGAAAAAGAAAAAATAACTGGCTATCGTACTTACAATATATTAGCTATACCTCTTTTTAATACACAAAATGAATTAGTAGCTGTTGTGGAATTTTTAAACAAGTTAAAATTTGCTAAATCTGCACTTAATCCCAATGTTTCCTTGTCAATGAGAGTTGATGATAAGGGATTTACCAATACAGATCCTAAAAAATTTGAAGAAGTATCTCACATCATCTTGAAGTTTATAGAAGGATTCAACGACCTTTATAAAACAATACGCAAACAGCAACGAGAATCAAGGCTTGAACAAGCAATACGTTTAGTTAGTAAGAGTACTCCAGAACCCGAAGAAATATGCATGAGGGTGAGGAAGGCAGCACAGAGACTTGTGAATGCTGATAAGGGATTGGCCCAAAGCACCAGAGTGCTTTAA